One window of Desulfallas thermosapovorans DSM 6562 genomic DNA carries:
- a CDS encoding nucleotide pyrophosphohydrolase: MDIQDMQREVDGWIGQFEEGYWPPLAMLARLTEEVGELAREVNHRFGTKPKKPDEPEGDLAMELADILFIIICYANSLGINLDEAFKKMMEKYKTRDSHRWTRKK; this comes from the coding sequence TTGGATATACAGGATATGCAAAGGGAAGTGGACGGTTGGATCGGTCAATTTGAAGAAGGATACTGGCCACCGCTGGCCATGCTGGCCCGCCTCACCGAGGAGGTGGGTGAGTTGGCCAGAGAAGTCAACCACCGGTTCGGCACCAAACCCAAAAAGCCGGATGAACCCGAGGGTGATCTGGCTATGGAATTGGCTGACATTTTATTCATTATTATCTGTTACGCCAACTCGCTGGGCATCAACCTTGACGAAGCATTTAAAAAAATGATGGAAAAATACAAAACCCGTGACTCCCATCGCTGGACCAGAAAAAAATAA
- a CDS encoding DUF1015 domain-containing protein encodes MATVVPLRGLRYDEKKAGSIKELVTPPYDVIDAAAQEKYYQLNPYNIIRLEYGKRSPSDNDTDNRYTRAAEFFSRWQSEGILKQEDAPAVYFYQQQFNIDKQTLVRTGIICGVKLEPYENGVILPHEETMPKHKADRLALMQACGANFSPIFGLYSDPQRSIDQLLLDAVQDSPAAVSFTDEFGHGHRLWVITGDQLVRQVQQLMRQQRIFIADGHHRYETALNYARQNPGNPSAGYVMMTLVNLYDPGLVILPTHRLVVQSKVDKQKLLAALQEDFIIEKITATDVDKVTELMADLAGLQEKGDTAHRQVFGLYWGENVYYAITLKDDSIIARKMPAERSTAWRRLDVSVLQKLILESRLGIDDEALAGGEAVKYTRDAREAVQAVDEGRCRMAFLMNPTLIGEVTEIAANGEKMPQKSTFFFPKLITGLVVNKF; translated from the coding sequence ATGGCTACTGTCGTACCCCTGCGCGGACTACGCTACGATGAAAAAAAAGCCGGCAGCATTAAAGAATTGGTTACACCACCCTATGACGTAATCGACGCCGCCGCCCAGGAAAAATACTACCAGCTGAATCCCTATAATATTATCCGCCTGGAATATGGTAAAAGGAGTCCCTCAGATAACGATACAGACAACCGCTATACCCGGGCCGCAGAATTTTTCAGTCGCTGGCAGAGCGAAGGAATACTGAAACAAGAGGACGCCCCTGCCGTTTACTTCTACCAGCAGCAATTTAACATAGACAAACAAACACTGGTACGTACCGGTATCATTTGCGGTGTAAAGCTGGAGCCTTACGAAAACGGAGTAATTCTCCCCCACGAAGAAACCATGCCCAAGCACAAAGCTGACCGGTTGGCACTAATGCAGGCCTGTGGGGCCAACTTCAGCCCCATATTTGGTTTGTACAGCGACCCGCAGCGCAGCATTGACCAATTGTTACTGGACGCGGTGCAAGATTCCCCCGCCGCCGTCAGTTTTACCGATGAATTCGGCCACGGGCACCGGTTGTGGGTGATTACAGGTGACCAGCTGGTACGGCAAGTGCAGCAACTAATGCGGCAGCAGCGCATTTTTATTGCTGACGGGCATCACCGTTACGAAACTGCGTTGAACTACGCCCGGCAAAACCCCGGGAACCCGTCTGCCGGTTATGTAATGATGACTTTAGTCAACCTCTACGATCCCGGCCTTGTCATACTGCCCACCCACCGGCTGGTTGTACAGAGTAAGGTAGACAAGCAAAAACTACTGGCCGCATTACAGGAAGACTTTATCATTGAAAAAATAACCGCCACAGATGTTGATAAAGTCACGGAATTAATGGCTGATTTGGCGGGACTGCAGGAAAAGGGCGACACTGCACACCGGCAAGTATTCGGACTTTATTGGGGGGAAAACGTTTATTATGCAATAACGCTGAAGGATGATAGTATAATCGCGCGGAAAATGCCCGCTGAACGCTCAACTGCCTGGCGCAGACTGGATGTATCAGTTTTGCAAAAACTCATCCTGGAAAGCCGGCTTGGTATAGATGATGAGGCCCTGGCGGGTGGTGAAGCGGTTAAATACACCCGGGATGCCCGGGAGGCTGTACAGGCAGTGGATGAGGGTCGCTGCCGGATGGCATTTTTAATGAATCCCACCCTTATCGGCGAAGTAACCGAAATTGCCGCCAACGGAGAAAAAATGCCGCAAAAATCCACTTTCTTTTTTCCCAAGTTAATCACCGGGCTGGTTGTTAACAAGTTTTAA
- the fliY gene encoding flagellar motor switch phosphatase FliY, with protein MSDSENKLLQQDEIEALIKPSDSNKNEQYGSQGLSQAEIDAMLGAARDDAGQELDQAEIDAMLGAARDDAGQELDQAEIDAMLGAARDDAGQGLSQDEIDTLFGTGGGNGREKYEIDEPEDEDLQSALTPEEKDALGEIGNISMGSSATTLSQLLNKRVQITSPKVIITRQRDFFEGFNVPYLVIRVRFKEGLSGYNVLVIKMRDAMVMANLMMGRDGTDLQDEISELEISAAAEAMNQMIGSASTALADMLDRSINILPPETDTVMETSKFSINLPFEDPIVVSYFRMTINGLLDTNIMQVLDINTAREQTRLLLEKFGVMDVEAEEEVATPVPEPGVMEKPDNAQVQDRTAQQRDDFTTLAGREKVATQSTNSGYDKDALPQVDPEKLNMLMDIPLKVSVVLGRTQRQIKEVLHMTPGAIVELETLVDEPVDILINGKLVAKGEVVVVNENFGVKITSIISTRDRINSLR; from the coding sequence ATGAGTGATAGCGAAAACAAACTGTTGCAGCAAGATGAAATAGAAGCCTTAATAAAACCTTCAGATAGTAATAAAAATGAGCAGTACGGCAGTCAGGGGTTAAGCCAGGCCGAAATAGATGCCATGCTGGGTGCCGCCCGGGATGACGCCGGTCAGGAGTTAGACCAGGCCGAAATAGATGCCATGCTGGGTGCCGCCCGGGATGACGCCGGTCAGGAGTTAGACCAGGCCGAAATAGATGCCATGCTGGGTGCCGCCCGGGATGACGCCGGTCAGGGGTTAAGCCAGGATGAAATTGACACCTTGTTTGGTACCGGCGGAGGTAACGGACGGGAAAAATATGAAATAGATGAACCTGAGGATGAAGATTTACAGTCGGCATTAACACCGGAGGAAAAGGATGCCCTGGGCGAGATTGGTAATATATCCATGGGTTCCTCTGCTACGACGCTGTCTCAGTTGTTAAACAAACGGGTGCAGATAACCAGCCCCAAGGTTATTATTACCCGCCAAAGGGATTTTTTTGAAGGGTTCAACGTACCCTACCTGGTTATCAGAGTACGTTTTAAAGAGGGCCTCAGTGGTTACAATGTGCTGGTTATTAAGATGCGGGATGCCATGGTGATGGCAAATTTAATGATGGGTAGAGACGGTACGGATTTACAAGACGAAATATCGGAGTTGGAAATCAGTGCGGCTGCAGAGGCTATGAACCAGATGATTGGTTCCGCTTCGACAGCGCTGGCTGATATGCTGGACAGAAGTATCAATATATTGCCACCGGAAACCGATACCGTGATGGAAACAAGCAAATTCAGCATCAACCTGCCCTTCGAAGACCCCATAGTGGTAAGTTATTTCCGTATGACGATAAACGGCTTACTGGATACTAATATCATGCAAGTATTGGATATTAATACTGCCCGGGAACAGACCAGGCTTTTATTGGAAAAGTTCGGTGTTATGGATGTAGAGGCAGAAGAAGAAGTTGCTACACCTGTGCCTGAACCAGGGGTGATGGAAAAACCCGACAATGCACAGGTGCAAGACCGCACTGCACAGCAACGTGATGATTTTACAACGTTAGCAGGGCGTGAAAAAGTTGCGACTCAGTCAACCAATTCAGGTTATGATAAGGATGCTTTGCCGCAAGTGGACCCCGAAAAACTGAATATGTTAATGGATATTCCTTTAAAGGTTTCGGTGGTTTTGGGGCGCACCCAAAGGCAAATTAAAGAGGTATTACATATGACTCCGGGGGCCATAGTGGAATTGGAAACACTGGTTGATGAACCGGTGGATATATTAATAAACGGTAAACTGGTGGCCAAAGGGGAAGTGGTGGTGGTTAATGAAAACTTTGGTGTTAAAATCACCAGTATCATTTCCACCAGGGATAGGATAAACAGCTTGAGATAA
- the hpt gene encoding hypoxanthine phosphoribosyltransferase, which translates to MHPDVEKVLIPKMEIDKKVQELGNNISRDYAGKELLMVGILKGAVVFMADLIRAMNIDVRVDFMAVSSYGASSKSTGVVRILKDLDKSIENRHVLIVEDIVDTGLTLNYLLDVLKTRDPASVRICTLLDKPSRREVNVPVDYSGFSIPDEFVVGYGLDYNEKYRHLPEIFVLKKEIYQ; encoded by the coding sequence TTGCATCCGGATGTGGAAAAAGTGTTGATTCCCAAGATGGAAATAGATAAAAAGGTGCAAGAATTGGGGAACAATATCTCCAGGGACTATGCGGGCAAAGAACTGTTGATGGTGGGTATATTGAAAGGCGCCGTGGTGTTCATGGCTGATTTGATTAGGGCCATGAACATCGATGTACGGGTTGACTTTATGGCCGTGTCCAGTTACGGGGCGTCCAGCAAATCAACCGGCGTGGTGCGCATATTAAAGGATTTGGATAAAAGTATTGAAAACCGTCACGTGCTCATTGTCGAGGATATTGTCGACACCGGCCTTACTTTAAACTACCTGTTGGATGTTCTAAAAACCCGAGACCCGGCCAGCGTGCGTATTTGCACCTTGCTGGACAAGCCCTCCAGGCGGGAAGTAAATGTGCCTGTGGATTACAGCGGTTTTAGCATACCGGATGAATTCGTGGTGGGCTACGGGCTTGATTATAATGAAAAATACCGGCACTTACCTGAAATTTTTGTATTGAAAAAGGAAATTTACCAGTAA